The Pseudorca crassidens isolate mPseCra1 chromosome 3, mPseCra1.hap1, whole genome shotgun sequence genome includes the window GTGTGCCTGCAGAGGAAAGTCTAGAAGAACATAGCCCGATCACAACGGCCCCAGGAGGTGTCCTGAGCACTGGGGTCCTGGGTAAACTTCGTTTGGTCTCCccacccttctttcttttctaatgaaCACACGTGACTTTTGTACTAAAACCGAACTTCTAATGAAGTCTGCACGTGCACTGGCTGCTGTGAGTGGCGAGCAGGGCTCTTCTGACAGACGAGGGACAGGAAGCAGCCTGGCCTCCTGGTGGCATCGTAGGGCTCACACATGCCCAGACCCAGGTGGAGACCTGGCAGCATCTCCTCAAGCAGCAAGAGCATCACTTCTGAGTTCTCTTGAGGGTGAAAAACCAAAAAAGGGGAGAAATCCCTCATCTTCTGTCCAGGGTGAGGGGCAGATGGTGAAGCCCCACATTCCCAGCCTCTGGGAGCAGTGAGAGCCTGCAGCAAACAGAAGCGGTTGTCTCAAGgttccttcttccccacaaacgatctttgaaagttctcagaaagtgcttcaaaaaaaaaaaaaagttctcagaaAGTGcctcaagggaattccctggtggtccagcaattaggactccgtgctcccaatgcagggggcccagtttcgatccctggtcagggaactagatcccacacgcatgccacaactaagatcccacgtgccgcaactgagacccgatgcagctaaataaataaattttttttagaaagcacGAAAAACAGGAAGTGCCTCAAAAGAACtcagaaagggacttccctggtggtccagtggttaggactccgtgcgtccactgcagggggcaggggttcgatccctgattgggaaattaagatcccgcatgcctcgcagcacacccaaaatataaaaattaattaagagaaaaaaaactcaGAAGGTCAGCAGACATCCATCACTAAAAGGACAGTGTTTAGACTTCGAGTTGTAAAAATAAGAACCTGTCACCCAAGGCGGTTTCAGGAGGCAAAGCACAGGAAGGCCTGAGGGCTACGCCTGACAGTGCACACCCCACACCCCGGGCCACACTCAAGAGATCAGTGAACAGCTGCTGGTAGGCAGAGTGGAGGAGAGTCCAGTGTGGCCCTGACATTACCTGGGCAGCGGTATGCTGTTGACGGATTTGCTTCCAGCATGTTTTTTCTTATGTGGTCGTGACAATGGGAAACCTGAGTCATGACTGCCTCTTCATCCAGTCTGAGTCCATCCGGTCCCACCACACCCTCCCTGCCTCGGTACTGACCACTGAGGCTGGCCCTGACCACTGAGCacatgtgccttgggtcacagtGCAGTTTTAGAGCCCTTGGGGCCAGCTGCCTGCAGCCCCTGGGACAAATCACCCCACCTCCATGGTACTGTACTTCCTCCTTCAAACGAGGAGGCTTATTAAGACAAGGattcaggctcagagaggtggggtGAGCTACacgaggtcacacagtgagtgaaCTGGGGCCACGATGGGAGCCACAGCCATGTCCGTGGCCCTGCCTGGTCTCTGGGTCTCTGTCTCAGCCACCATGCCCCAGTCTCGGGCCAGCATCTCCGTAGATGCAGGCCCCCATGCTGACCGTACCCCCCAAGGCGGTAGCTGAGTCGCCTTCTCCACAGGTGCGTGGAGATGCTGATCAAAGAACAGATGAGGAAGTACAAAGTGAAGATGGAGGAGATCACCCAGCTGGAGGCTGCTGAGAGCATCGCCTTCCGGAGACTCTCTCTTCTGCGACAAAACGCTGTGAGCAACGCAGGGTGGGACATCGGTGGGGGCGGGGCCCCCGAAGTGGGAGTGGGGACCGGTGGGCGGGGTTTGGACATTGGGCGGGGTCTCACTTATCCGTCCAGCACACTCTCCCAGCACACCCTGCCACCGGCAGCCTGACCTGGGGCCTCGTGGCAGCATGTTTAGGGGCTGATTCCTCACCTCGGCCAAAAGACCACCATCCTAGCTCAGCCTCAAGGCCAGCTGCCGCTCTCAGCAGTGGGGGTCCTGTCACCTACTTGGTGGTGGTCCTGGTCATCCTCCAGCCATGTCCCGGGCTGACCTGGGCCCCGCCCACAGGGGAACGTTGCCACAGCAGAAGTGGCCTCACAGTGGGGGGTAGAGGGATAAGGGGCCCGTCCCCGGGCTCCTGTGGGAGGATCCTGTCCTTGTCCCGACAGTCAGACGTGGCCTTATGCTCATGACTAGCGCCTGTGCCCTGGTCATGGCCCTGTGTGGTCACCCACTCTTCatctctcccccagccctggcctctcAAACTGGGGTTTTCGTCTCCTTATGAGGGGGTCCTGGTATGTACACGTACGGTGGGTCCTCCTCGCATGTCTCCCAGTGCGGTGCATGCTGGGGTTCCTCTCAACCCCTAGGGTCCTCGTAGGATAGACCGAGCGTGTCCTAACCTTCTGGAAGTGCATGCTGGGGGAAACCCATTGCCTGTTGATTGCCTGTGAAGATGACTAATGAACCACGTGCCGGCCGCTCGGTCCCTGCATGATCCCCGGAGAAGCCTCTCTAAGCCTAGCCACCCATGTCAGAACTAACCTCCCCCAGAGCTGCTTGCACCACCCTCTCTCCAGCCACAAGCACTGACCCCACCCACCCAGAGGGGCTGGCCAGACCTGCCGCTTCTCTTTGCAGATCAAGAACCCCAAGACCCGGATGAGCAGCAGCGGTGGCCTGGAGGAGCTGGGGGTGCTGCCAGAGGAGGAAGTGGCCGGCGGTGAAGAGGATCGTGAGAAAGAGATCCTAATTGAGCGGATCCAGTCCATCAAGGAGGAGAAGCAAGTGTCTCTCCGAACCCTTGCCACACTCGGCCGCCCTGTCCAGCCCCCATCCACTGCCCCCCCCACCACTATAGGGAATCTGGCTGTTAGGAAGCTAATGGGCTAGGCTCAGTCCCGCGGTCCAGTGCCCACCTCACGGGGTGCTGCTGTCCTAAAACACAGCCTAAGCTCGTTAAACCCCTGGCTTGACCACAGGGAATCACAGTGGCCCatagggagagaagggaaacagaCGGGTGATGCGTGAACTTTGTCTTAAAGTTGGCCTTAGCTAGGGCGATCCACCAGTTTGTTGTCCGGTCAAGATGGAAGTATGAACGGAGATGCTGTTTAAAAATTATGCCAGGAGAACAGGTGTAATCCAGGCCCCCTGGGCATCCTAGTCTTAGGAATAGGGTAGGGCACTCCAGGCAGCGGGAACAACGtctgcaaaggtcctgaggcaggagcccCTCACTAGCTGAGTACTAGGCCAGATGCCTGGCTTCCCTCAGCAGCCTGACACCTTCCTCACATGACCTTCACTGAGTCAGGGGCATTTTGGGCCAGGTGTGCTTTCGGGGTTGGGTTTTGGGTGCTGGGAGCAGGGAGTCCCCTCCAGGACCAGGATGACCTACTCTGTCCCCTACTGGCCTGGCACTTTTCCGTGGGGGCAGTCTTCCACCATGGAACAGCCTTGGACACTGTGACCCTCTCATCCCCAGGGAGGACATCACGTACCGGCTGCCAGAGCTGGACCCTCGGGGCTCCGATGAAGAGAACCTGGACTCAGAGACATCAGCTAGCACCGAGAGCCTGTTGGAAGAGCGGGCTGGGCGGGGGGCCTCGGAAGGTCAGTATTAAGGTAGcgtctgcttttttccttcccatgTCCACACCCAGCAGGCCCCCGGGCGAGGGTCCGTCTGCCGGCCCTGAAGCTGCAGTAACCCTGCCATCTGTCTCTCAAAAGGGCCCCTCGCGCCTGCTCTCCCCTGCCCCAGCGCACCCACCCCGAGCCCCCTCCCCGAGGCGGCCGCCCCTCCTCGACGAAGGCCGTCGTCCTTCATGACGGTTAGAGTGAAGACCCCCCGGCGGACCCCCATCATGCCCACGGCCAACATCAAGCTCCCGCCCGGCCTGCCCTCCTATCTCCCTGGCCGGGCACCAGGTGCCCAGGAAGCTGCCACCCCGGTGAGGCGCCGAGAGCCACCTGCTCGCCGCCCAGACCAGGTACACTCTGTGTATATCACACCCGGCACTCACCTGCCCACTCAGGGCCCTCAGGAGCCCCTGGACAAGGACGACCGGCCACCTGGGACCAAGCGGAGGTACTCGGACCCCCCAACCTACTGCCTgccccctgcctcgggccaggcCAATGGCTGAGGGCCCACAGCTGTCAGAGTCCGCAAATCCAAGGACGGCCCGGTGCCAGAGCTGGGTGCCAGAGCTCCAGAGCCAGCATTCAGTGGTCTGAGAAGGATCCGGAATGAAAAACTCCAAGAGCGATGTGAGGTGGGCACCAACTCCAAGTGAGTGCAGGCAGGGAGAGGCCGGCTGAGGCCCGGCTGCCCTTGCTGAGCCCCTACATCGCACAGAGTTGCCCGCCCAGAGAACTGAATCATGGCGGGCAGCCTGGCATCTCCCAGCTCCCCTTTTGTACGTTTTTCTGGTCACTGTTTCTTTGGGCGTGGTTTACATAACTTTAAACTGTAACAGCCTTAACAGAAGACCAAATTGtttttttatatgtgtatgtacaaaCTTTTATATTAACGCCCTGCATCTCCCTTATAACCTGGACATGAGTCTTCAGAGTAAAGGCCACACAGCCGCGAAGCTTTGGAGGCTCAGACCCACACTGAGGGACAGCTCGGGGGACAGTCTGAGGGCTAGGACCTTGCACGAGAGGTTTGGACGCTTGTGGCCCCTGACTGCCCCAAGTCTGTCTTGGACTCGTATTCTGGCCCGGCAGTGGCCACCTGGCTGGTGGCATTCGAGGGAACAGTGAGCCTTCCGTAGTGATCAAGACTGTTGGCTGGAGCCAGGACACGAGGTGGTAGGCAGCCTCCACTCCAGGCACCACAGACCTCACATCCCAGGGAGACTCGAAGGTGGCCATCACTCCTTGGTCCACTGTGCCCTGGACACAGGAGGCTGGAGGAGGCCACCCTTGGCACTGCCCGCCCCATGTGGCAGAACAGGAGCCCGCAACTCAGGACCACTCATGGGTGGGGAGGGCAAGGCCTGGAGTTGTATGTCCCTACAAGTCTACAGTGACAGCCTGGACATCTGGCATCTCCGGAGCGGGGCTCCCCTCCTGGGCTCAGCCCACTCTCCAGACACCTGGACACATGGCCCCAGACCTGGAACAAGAGGCACCCACAGGccatgtgaaattaaaaaaaaaagtgcctgagAAGTGTCTGCATGCAGTTCCTATTCAGGCCAGCTCCAGGCTGAAAAAGCAGGGGTTGGCAGGTGGGGGTCAGCCCTGCGGCCTCAGCCAAGAGGGGTACAGGGCAGAGATTGGGCCCCTTGCCTGGAAGGAGCTGCCTTGTTCCTCCAACCGACTTTGCTGTTTGTTTGCTGGAATTTCACACATACTTTTCACACAAGGGATGTGGGCTTTGCTGGAAGTTCTTTTTATTGATCCAGAAAGCTGGGAAAGCAGGCAGCTCCTGGCAGAGCCACATTCAGTGAGGAGAGCCTGCTGTCCTGGGAGCTGCCTCCTGTCACACCTAGCCTCTCCCCAGCTGGGGCTTAAATGTCAACTGATGGGGCCATCCGCCgtgggtggggtgtggggagtCAGTCCTGGTGGACCCACTACAACCAGAAGcaacactaccaccaccaccacccccaaccacCACAGAAGAGCTCCCAGGTTACAACCAGCTGGGCAGTTGTGGGAACTGGCTGGCAGGTGGGTCCTTTGGGGCGGGGGAGATGGAGACCATGACAAACCGGAGTTTCAATGGCACATGCAAGGAAGAGTTGGTGGGCtagtccaaggccacacagctggggtggggcggggctgggattCAGACCCTGCCCTGTCTGCCTGTAGAGCCCCCCTTTATCAACACCCTGAGTTTGGTCTCATCCATGGTACGTTACAGGGCACCAGGCCCACCGGTGTGACCTGGACACAGGTGACCTGAAAGATGGGGAGATGGTTAAGGGCTGCATGCCAGGCTTCAGTCCCTGTGAAGCCCCCATCCTCACCCTGTCCACTCCAGGAGGGAGGACTCGAACGAGGGGCCTTGGCTTCCTGGGGACAAAGTGGGGGGGTTCTGTCCATGGGGGTCTGGGCATTGGGGGTGACCTCTCACTCCCAGGTTTAGCCCATGTCACTGCCACACTGCCGGTTTCCCAAGGGAGGAGACAGGTCCAGAAAAACTTAAGAAATTCGTAGAAGGCCACGGTGGGAGGTGGAGTCAGAGTCAGGGCTGGGACGGGATATCACAGCTGCAAAAGTTTGTAAATCATAGCCCGTTAAGTCTCGGATTCCTAAATCCCAGGTCAGAGCCTCTCCCCCAGGAGAATCTCCCCCAGGCTACCTGGATGCGGAAGAGCTCAGTGTGGGAAGAACCCAGAAAGGAGTGGGGAGCGGGGGAGGAATTTTGAGCAGGGGGTAAGTAATGAGCATGTCACGCGTTGCACGTGGGCCTGAAACGAAGGACTCGACCCTTTCAGCCCTTCCGGAAGGGTTAAGATGCTCGTGAGGATAAGCAAGCGATTGAGTCCTGAGTAAATACGGACTGGATGGCGCCTCTAATTGAAACAAGACAAGACTGAAAGAGCAAACGCCCAAACAAGAACGAGAGAGCCCCAAATAAGAATGAGAGCGCAAACCGGGAACTTCCGCCCGGAAGGAGGCCAATGAAAGACACTTCCGCCATCTCTTAAGATGGCGCCGGCGGAAGAGGCGGGTAACCGCTGGGTGGTGATGGCAGCGTCGAGGCTGGAGCTGAACCTGGTGCGGCTGTTGTGCCGCTGTGAGGCGATGGCAGCGGAGAAGCGGGACCCGGACGAGTGGCGTCTAGAAAAGGTGAGGGAAGCCGGTGTGTCCGCGTACAGCCCGAATCCCGGAGGGTGGTCCCCGCAGCCGGAGGCCACCGGGCCCGactcccccaccccgccagccAATGAGGCCACGCCGCTTCCGGTTGGCTCCGCCACGTCCGTTTGCGCTGCTCCCCCGCCTCCTCCCTGGGGCCCAGCTGGTCCCGCCTCCTTGATACTTGGCTCCTCCCGTTCCAGCCCCGCCCCCGACCTGGCCCCGCCCCTTGGTGGCTTTAATCCCTTTGAGCCCGACGGTGGTGGGGGGCACTGGGCTGACACCCCACTTTTCGTCCCCAGTATGTGGGAGCCCTCGAGGACATGCTGCAGGCCCTGAAGGCACAGGCGAGGTGAGTGCAGGCGGCCACAAGTGTTCAAATCCGGGGCAGGGAGTAGAGTCCGGAATCCCTGGTCTCCAGTCCCTCCCTGCTAAGACCCTTCCCTGAACTGGGGACAGTGGGCaggttttctgtttcctcttttccccTTCCAGCAAACCGGCCTCCGAGGTGATCAATGAATATTCTCGCAAGGTAGATTTTCTGAAGGGGATGCTGCAGGCAGAGAAGCTAGTGAGTAAGGGGCACCTCTGTCTCCTCAGCCTTCATCATGCTCATCTGGGACCTGCCCCTCTGGTGACCCCTCTGCCCTCTTCTGCAGACCTCCTCCTCAGAGAAGGCACTAGCCAACCAGTTCCTGGCCCCTGGCCGAGTACCAACTACAGCCAGGGAACGGGTACCTGCCACGAAGACAGTACACCTACAGTCACGGGCACGGTACACCAGTGAGATGCGGAGTGAGCTGCTAGGAACGGTAGGGCTCCCTCCCTGGTCCCTGGGAAGCTTTGGTTGGGGACAGGAGTTCAGTGCCTGGGGATGGCCAGAACAACAAATACTGTCAGGTGCAGGGATCCTAGGGGGCCCAACAGACTCTGCCCTGGACCATCAGAGAAAGCTTCCCAACAGAGAGGCACTGCAGCCAGGGCTTTGCTAGATGAATAAGAGTTTTGGTTCAAGGCAAAAATGGCACATCTCTGCTTAAGCCCCAGAGTTGGCCAGAGTAAGGTTTGGCCCCTGCCTCACCACACACAGAtgagttttttcatctgtaaaataggatgaCAAATGCCTCTATGAGCACTTTATGTGGATCAGCTAAACCCTGCAAAATATGAGCTATTGTTTTcagtttaaagatgagaaaactgggcttccctggtggcgcagtggttgagagtccgcctgccgatgcaggggacacgggttcgtgccccggtccgggaagatcccacatgccacggagcggctgggcccgtgagccatggccgctgagcctgcacatccagagcctgtgctcctcaacaggagaggccacaacagtgagaggcccgcgtaccgccaaaaaaaaaagatgagaaaactgaggctcagagggcacAGGACTTGTCCAGGGTCCTGACTGAGGGTGGGGAGTTTCTGGGAGCAGAGAGAACAGAACAGGTCTGGGGGCATGGCAAGGTGGGTGACTTCGTGCCTCTCCTTTTTTCCCACAGGACTCTAGTGAAGGTGAGTCATCCTGAGCAGAACAGGACTCAAGGCCTGGGACAGACATGTGTCCTTGCTGCCCCACACCTCACGCCTAACCTGGCTCCCACAGGGTCTTCCACAGCCCAGGGAGAGTGTGTCCAGGGGCATTACCGGGTTATGCTTGGAAGCGGTGCTAGGACAGAGGAGCGGCCCCCAGAGGAAACAAAGTTGGACACTCCCAGCCCAAGGGGCCAAGGCTGGCTAGAGGGAAGGACTTGGGACCTGGGGGAGCCCAAATGAGGAAAACTTCCTAGAAGGGAATACTCTGAAGCCTGATCAGGAGCCCGCCCACTGGGGAGCAGACAAGATGAGAAATGGCATTATGAGTAGCAGACACATCCCAGGCAGTGGTCAGGAAGCTGGAAAACAACAAACcaattctctccttcttcctgctTGGCCTGTTTTGCTTCCAGAGCCTGAACTGGATGTGAGGAAGAGAATGTGAGTATCTTCAGCCCTTGGGCAGCATTGGGGGCAGGGGAGTTGGACAGACCTTGGGCCACTAAAGCGTCACCACGAAGCATCTAAACCACCaatcagggaattccccagcagtccagcggttaggactccatgctctcactgccaagggcccgggttcaatccctggtcagggaactaagatcccacaagatgtgcagcgtggccaaaaatttaaattaaaattaaattaaaattaaaaaaataaaccaccaATCAAAGGCCACTTCTGAGGATGCTCTTCCCAGAAACCAAGGCAAAAAAGGGGAAACAGCCCCAAGCAGGGCAGTGGCTGGAACCACAACCTCTGGGTTCCTTGAGAACATGTTcgtttcttccctcctccccccaccacccctcctACCCACCTGTCTATCCATCTGTGGGGTCAGTGGGGTCGCAGGGCCCAGGCCAGGGGATGAGAAGCAGTCAGCAGCCGAGCTAGACCTCGTCCTGCAGCGACACCAGAACCTCCAGGAGAAGCTGGCGGAGGAGATGCTAGGCCTGGCACGGAGCCTCAAGACCCACACACTGGCTGCCCAAAGTGTCATCAAGAAGGACAACCAGGTATGAGGACTCTGGGAACTCTAAAGCTTCTGCCCTGGGgcgtcagagaaggcttcccagCAGAAGGTCTCTATGGCTGGGGCTTCAatggatgaataggagtttggcAGAAGGCAAAAATGGCATTcccagcagaggaaacagcactGGCAAGGGCCAAGAGGTGTAGATTTGCTCCAGTGCAGTAGGAAGAGGCCACACTTGGACCCAGTCCTGTTGACATTCTCCCCACCTCACTCTCAGACCCTGTCGCACTCACTCAAGATGGCCGACCAGAACCTGGAGAAGCTGAAGACAGAATCTGAGCGGCTGGAGCAGCACACACAGAAGTCAGTCAACTGGCTGCTCTGGGCCATGCTTATCATCGTCTGCTTCATCTTCATCGGCATGATCCTCTTCATCCGTATCATGCCCAAACTCAAATAAAGACCTGGCCTGGCCCGCCTCACCTGTCCTCTCTCTGCCCTCCACCCCTGTCCAGGGGAACCTTTGGGGTGGGCAACTTGATGGGAAGGCCCTTGGTGCCCCTGAGAGCCACAGAGAGCACATGAACAGGGGAGGAAGGATGTCaggctggggggggcgggggaggaggatAGTGCCTCAGCAAACCTACCTCCCGTTCCCCCCTGGTACCTACCTCACACTGGACAAGGCAGTGCCCCTAGAGGCCCCACGAGCTCCCAATCTGATAGAGCCAGAGTCAAACACATACCTGTGGGGTCAGAGTAAGgtctggagggtgggggaggagtggggcCATGCGTGGAGGCCAGCTTGGAGGAGGGGTGTCAGTGCTGGGCCTTCCTTGGGATTGAAGGTGATAATTCAGAGACAAGGCTTAGCCCACCCACTGCCACAGCCTAAGATCTTAGGACATTGCAGATGCTTCACATAGTCATTCAGCAAACACATGAGAATCAGTGGagaccctgccctgcccaggtCATAGTCTGATCACTTCAGACAAGAACTGGGTGGGCATTGGAGTTGGGACCCTGGAAGGGATTATTGAGCACGAGTCCAGGGGAATTGTGGGTCCTGGGCTCTGCTTACCCCCACTCCAGATGTCATTGGCAAAGTCTGTCGGGGGTGACTGAGGGAGCTTGGGAAGGAAGAGTGGACAGGAGGTGTCTGTCCCAAACCATGGGAGCATGACATTCATGGAGTTGCCCATGTGGACCCCACCCCCAAAACCACCAGgaagagcttttaaaaactcTAGTGGCAGTTTTTAAAGCTTTTCTGAAAGCTCTAGTGGcaacttttaaaaactagatCATAAGAAGGAGGCTCGTGCTTGTGACTCAGGGATGGTTCATTATTAGGAAGCATTAGTGGCCACATtaatgcaccaggaaacaaaaatcaaaggGTGAAATGGTACTTTGTACTGTTCACAGCATCCATTACTCAAAgtctcttaattaaaaataaggaatagATGGATGTTTTCCTCATTGAACTGAAAAACCTCAAGCCAAAGGCAGTGTTGAGTTTAACGGGCAAATACTCGAAGTTTTGCCATCAAAGTGAAGAAagtgaggtggggatggggggatgcCCACGGTCCACCCACCCCCTCACTTGATTTAATATTGTCTGGAGATGCTAGTCAATGAaactagacaagaaaaagaaatgaaattttaaaatgagaaaagaggtaaaattattGGTAGATAATGCAACTGTCTATATAAACTATCCAAGCAAACTAACAAAAAGCTATTTCAATAAAAGAATTTAGTAAACCAGCAAGGGacttaatgaatatttaaattagtTTACTATATGCAAAAAAAATAGCTGCAAAATATATTGGAAGatcccatttataatagtaaaagatACACTATCTGGTTAAATTAACATCCTTGATATACAGAAAGCtcctaaaaatcaaaaagaaagaaaaaaaaaagacttgcaggaaataggaaaagaaatacaaatggtttCTGAATTTTTTCACACACCATATTAGATTAGGCAAgatttaaaactttgaaaatacaCTTACAGGAAACTGATACCATTGAGGTTGCAAAGGTTGTGGGAAAACCAGCTGATTAGAGCATCAATGGCACAACCTCACTGAGGAAAAACTTGACagtatttttccaaattaaaatacaCAGGTCCCTTTTGCCCGGGCAATTCtgggcaattccacttctaggagttCCACATAATCCTCCACAATCGGCCAAAGAAATGTGCACTTGAATCTTTTTTCTACAGTATTGTCTGTAGTGAGGAAAATGTGTCATTGAATTAGAATCTCTCTGTAAGGAGACACAATTAACTGCTGCCTCTGGAGACAAGGGTGGGTGAGAAATTCACTTTGCCCTGCGCCTCTTTTCTATCTGAATTTTCTAAACATGCCTCcaataattatttaaagaaatatttttaaaatataaccgctggaaaaaatacatataaccgctgagtaaatagataaatacaaGTTCTCCAAAACCACCAGTTTTTCAGACATAAACTGAGGGTCGGAAAGGGTGGGTCACCAGCCCCAAACACACAACAGGTAGAGGTCTCTGTTGGACTCTGGGCAAGGGTGCGGTTCCACTTTCAGGTTCGCCAAACCCCGCCCCCTTGCCGCCAGCCCCGCCCCCGACCTGCGGAGCGACCCAGCCAGTTGAGTCCAGCCTGTAGTTAA containing:
- the USE1 gene encoding vesicle transport protein USE1: MAPAEEAGNRWVVMAASRLELNLVRLLCRCEAMAAEKRDPDEWRLEKYVGALEDMLQALKAQASKPASEVINEYSRKVDFLKGMLQAEKLTSSSEKALANQFLAPGRVPTTARERVPATKTVHLQSRARYTSEMRSELLGTDSSEEPELDVRKRIGVAGPRPGDEKQSAAELDLVLQRHQNLQEKLAEEMLGLARSLKTHTLAAQSVIKKDNQTLSHSLKMADQNLEKLKTESERLEQHTQKSVNWLLWAMLIIVCFIFIGMILFIRIMPKLK